The sequence CGGTATTTATGCAGAATTAGGATTCATTCTCATTCAAAAAAATCAACCCAAAGAGGCAATTCCTCTTTTTCAGGCAGAAGCCAAGCAGTATCCTGAATCAAGCATTTTAATGAAACGGCTGGTACGGATGGCAACAAAAGAAGACGCCCCGGAATCAGACTCAGATTCCCCGATCCCGGAAACAAAACAGGGAGCATTAGAAAATAATAAAGGTGAATCAATTGAAAAATAAATTCTGCATATGCTTATCAGTACTGCTGATGTTATCATTGTGCGCTTGTGTCCCAAAAACTACCACAAAATTGCAGGAATTCCCAAGCATGTATGAGGAATCTCCTCTTTCCATTCTTATCTTACCCCCGATGAACGAATCCACTGCTGCCGACGCAAAAGAGTATTATTCAACAACCATCCAGGAACCATTAGCTTACGCAGGGTATTACACCTTTCCCTATCCGCTGACAACTGAACTTCTCAAAATGGAAGGAATCTATGATTCGGAACTTTTAACAGACATCCCCCTCGCCAAATTTAAGGAATATTTCGGGGCGGACGCGGTTTTGTTTACAACGATAAAACAATGGGATCTCTGCTATATGGTCATTGCATCCAATCTGACCGTTTCGATTGATTGCGTTTTAAAATCGACAAGTACGGACCAGGAATTATGGAAATACAATGGAACAATTGTTGTCGATTTGTCAGGCGGAAATTCAGGCGGCGGTATAGCCGGATTAATTGCAAGTGCTATTGTAACCGCAGTCAATACCGCCATTGCAGATTATGTCCCCTATGCACGCCAGGCTAACTATAGAGCTATACACTCCTTGCCTTACGGTAAATATCATCCCCAACACAATAAAGATCAAAATTCAGAATTTATAGATCAGACACCACCGGAAGAAACAGAACCGAAATAGAAATTTTAAATACATTCACAAAGAAGATATTAATATTGTCGTTTTGACAAATCAAACCATCCCTTCTACATAGTTTGCTTCCGAAGCTGTGGATTGTTTCGGAATGGATTTTAGGGAATATGATTAAAAGATGTATCAATTCTTCGGTTTTACATGAGCAGTTATTGAATTAACCTACCTGGGTTGGGTAGGCGTCATGTTGCCTGAAGGGTTGCAGTCGAATCATTATCCTGATTCTTCCCCACCTTAAGCCAGCCTGACGACCCGGTTTAACGCCATCCCCTCTCCCTCCCTGAGCATAGAACGCTATTGTTGTAAAATCTTGTCCGAAGATACGTACGGAAAATGACGTATTCAAATTTGGTTGGAATGCTTTATGTCATCGGAGGAACTTAAATGACAAAAGAGAGTGTAGTGCAGGGATCCGTACTTGTTGCCGGTGGTGGTGTTTCCGGCATTAAGGCGGCCCTTGATTTGGCAGAATCGGGATTTTATGTGTATCTGGTTGAAAAATCGTCCGCCATCGGCGGCGTGATGGCGCAACTGGACAAAACATTTCCCACCAGTGATTGCTCCATGTGTATTTTGTCTCCCTATCTTGTTGAAACCGGGCGGCATCAGAACATCGAATTGATCACCAACGCGGAAATCCAAGCCCTTGAAGGCAGTGCCGGAAACTTTGAAGTGACGGTCAGCAAAGGGGCAAGATATATTGACTTAAGTAAATGTACAGGCTGCGGCGACTGCGCTGAAGTCTGTCCTGTAACACTCCCCGACACGTTTGATATGGGGATGGGAAAAAAGAAAGCCACGTTTAAATCATATGCCCAGGCAGTCCCCGGTGCATACTCCATTACAAAAAAAGATAAATCTCCGTGCACCCAGCAATGTCCGAACCATGTGAACGCCCATGGTTATGTGGCCATGGTTTCCCAGGGCAAATACAAGGAAGCACTGGAGGTGATTACCAGAAATCTGCCCCTTCCCGGGATTATCGGCAGAATCTGCCCCCATCCGTGTGAAGATGCCTGTCGCCGGGGAGAAGTGGATTCGCCCATTTCCATCTGTACCCTGAAACGGTTTGTGGCGGACCAGGTGGATTTAAATGAGCTCCCATTGCCTGAAATTACCAAGCGGGAGGAAAAGGTCGCCATCATCGGCGCAGGTCCTGCCGGTTTGACGGCCGCTTATTTCCTTGCCCTTGACGGTTTTAAGGTAAAAATATTTGAAAAACTTCCCGTGGCTGGCGGTATGTTAAAAGTCGGTATCCCTGATTACAGACTACCTGCCAATATTCTTGATAAGGAAATCTCATGGATCACCCGCCTGGGTGTTGAAATCCAATATGACACGGCCCTTGGAGAAGATATCACCGTTGACGGTTTGATGGATGACGGATACAAGTCGGTCTTTCTTGCCATCGGCTGCCATAACGGTATGAAACTTGGGATCGAAGGAGAAGATACCCATGGTGTCATGCCGGGCGTGGATATGCTCAGAGATGCTGCCCTTGGCAATCTCACGGAACTGAAAGGCAATGTGGTGATCATCGGCGGCGGCGATGTGGCCATTGACGCGGCGAGAACTTCGCTTCGCCTGGGCGCCGACAACATTAGCATTCTTTACAGAAGAACCCGCGCCGAAATGCCTGCCCGTAATGAAGAAATAGAAGATGCCATTGAAGAAGACATTGATATTCAATACCTGACGGCACCGTGCAAAGTGGTTGAAAAAGACGGCAAAGTGGTCGGCATTGAATGCATCCGCATGGAACTTGGCGAACCCGATGCCTCAGGCAGGCGACGGCCGGTTCCGGTTGAAGGCAGCGAGTTTATCCTGGATGCCGATGTGATCATCCCGGCCATCGGACAGCAGACCGATTCGGCATGCCTTGATGATGTGGACGGGGTTGAAATAAATAAGTGGCGCAACATTGACGTTGACCCAATCACCTACATGACAGCAAAACCCGGTGTATTTGCCGGAGGTGACGGCCAGACCGGTGCTTCCATTGCCATTGCAGCCGTTGCAGCCGGTCGTGAAGCCGCCATTTCCATTACCCGGTATATCAACGGCGAAGATATGGCCGAAGGCAGGGAAAAAGTAGATGTTCCCCAAAAGGATTTCAATCCCATCCCGGCAAATGTTGAATCCAAACCCAGGCTGCATATGGCCCGCATCCCCATGGATCAGCGCAAATCCGGCATGACCGAAGTGGAACTGGGCTTTACCGAAGAACAGGCCAAGGCCGAAGCAGACAAATGTCTGAACTGCATGGTCTGCTGTGAATGTCTTGAATGCACCAAAGCCTGTGGGGCGGGCGCGCTGACCCCCATCACCCACATGGAAAAGGACGAACAGCTTAAACTGGGCGTGGGATCAATCATTCTTTCGCCGGGCTTTACACCGTTTGACCCGTCTTCCATGGATTTCCTGGGATATAAGAGAACTCCCAATGTGGTCACATCCATGGAGTTTGAAAGAATCCTTTCCGCATCCGGCCCATTCGGCGGCCATCTGGTCAGACCCTCCGACCATAAGGAACCCAAGAGAATTGCCTGGCTCCAGTGTGTCGGATCAAGGGATCAAAACCGCTGCGGAAACGGACACTGTTCATCTGTCTGCTGTATGTACGCCATCAAAGAGGCCGTGATTGCAAAAGAACACGCGCCTTATGATCTTGACTGCTCCATTTTCTACATGGATATGAGAACCCACGGCAAGGATTTTGAACGGTTCTATGATACGGCCAGAGACAAACATGCGGTCAATTTTGTTAAAAGCCGTGTCCACTCCGTCATAGAAGTACAGGGCACCACGGATCTGGAACTCTCCTACAGCAGTGAAGACGGTCAACTTATCAAAGAAGTTTATGATATGGTCGTGCTTTCGGTGGGTCTTGAAACACCGCCTGAAACCGTTGATCTTGCCAAAAAACTGGGTATAGAACTGACCCCCTCCAATTTTGCCGATACCGGATCTTTCACCCCGGTCAATACCTCAAAAGAAGGTATTTATGTTTGCGGTGCCTTCCAGGGGCCCAGAGACATTCCTCAGTCGGTTGTGGATTCCAGTGCGGCAGCGGCAGCCGCTGGAGAAATCCTGGGAGCGGCCCGCCATACCCTCACCAAGGAAAAAGAAGTTGTGCCGGAAATCAACGTGGTGGGTGAACGCCCGAGAATCGGCGTCTTTGTCTGCAACTGCGGCATCAACATCAACGGTGTTGTGGATGTACCGGCCGTCCGGGATTACGCGGCAACCCTTCCCTTTGTGGAATATGTGACAAATAACATGTACACCTGCTCCCAGGATACCCAGGACAGCATGGTGGATGTGATCAAAGAAAAGAAGTTAAACCGGGTCGTGGTTGCGGCTTGTACGCCCAAAACCCACGAGCCGCTCTTCCAGGAAACACTGATTAATTCAGGCTTGAACAAATATCTGTTTGAAATGGTCAACATCAGGAACCATGCTTCCTGGGTGCATAAAGATGATCCTGCGGGTGCCACGGAAAAAGCAAAAGACCTGGTGAGAATGAGCGTGGCAAAAGTCGGCCTCATGCAGCCCCTGAAAGAAGCAAAACTCCAGGTAGGCCAATCGGCCATGGTTCTGGGCGGCGGCATCTCCGGGATGTCATCGGCACTGAGTCTTGCGCGCCAGGGATATGAAACCCATTTGATTGAGCGGGAAGACGTGCTTGGCGGCCAGGCCCTGAATCTTTTCAAGACCGTCAAAGGCGAAGACATCCAGACGGAACTTAAAGATCTGATCAGCCAGGTAAATGATGAGCAGAACATCACCGTTCACCTGAACACCACCCTTGAAAACGTGGAAGGATTTGTGGGCAGCTATGTGTCGGAACTTTCCACCAACGGTGCTAAGTCTTCAATCGACCACGGCATTGCCGTTGTTGCCACCGGTGCAAAAGAGATGACACCGGTGGAATACGCCTATGGAAAAGACCCGAGAATTCTGACCAGCCTTGAACTGGATCAAAAATTTATAGGCAATGATCCAATATTGGAAACTGCCCAATCCGCCGTATTTATCCAGTGTGTGGGTTCAAGAGAGAAAGAACGGCCCTACTGTTCGCGTGTCTGCTGTACCCACAGCGTTGAAAATGCACTGGAACTTAAGAAACGAAATCCCGATATGAATGTATACGTGCTTTACCGGGATATCAGGACCTATGGAGAAAAAGAACTGGCCTATACCAAAGCAAGGGACAACGGCGTTATCTTTATCCGCTACAAAGTGGAAGAAAAACCCATTGTGGAAATCGAGGGAGATTCCCTTTATGTCACGGTCAAAGATCATGTGCTCGGTGTTCCCCTGAAAATCGACACGGATATTTTGACCCTGGCTTCGGCCATTATTCCCCACCGGGATGAGAAGCTGGCCCAATTCTTTAAAGTGCCGCTAAACGATGACGGTTTCTTTGTGGAACGCCATGCCAAACTCGGACCTTCCGAATTTGCCACAGACGGGGTATTTCTGTGCGGGCTTGCCCATTATCCCAAACCCATTGAAGAAGCCGTAGCCCAGGGCAAAGCAGCGTCTTCCAGAGCCGTCACCCTGCTTGCAAGGGAAAACATTTACACCAGCGGCACCATTGCCCAAGCCGACCCCATGCTTTGCGCAAGTTGCGGGGTTTGTGTGGCCGTTTGCCCCTATTCCGCCCCCTCATTCACGGTTGAAGGCCGCTTCAAAGGGAAAGCCGAAATCAATCCCGTACTTTGCAAGGGTTGCGGACTCTGTGTTGCCTCATGCAGGTCCGGAGCAATTCATCTGAATGGTTTTGACAATGATCAGATTTTTGCTCAGATATTGACGGGAACGGAATTAATTGAAGCATAAAGAACGATTAAAGGAGTAAATATATGTCTGAATTTGAACCAAGAATTATTGCTTTTCTGTGTAACTGGTGCAGCTACGGTGCCGCAGACCTTGCCGGAGTTGGAAGACTTCAGTACCCTTCCAATATCCGTGTCATCAGAATCCCATGCACCGGCAGAATGAGCCCCAAATTTATCCTCTCCGCTTTGAAAGAAGGTGCGGACGGCGTTTGGGTCTCCGGCTGCCATCCTGGAGACTGCCATTACCTGGAAGGGAATTATTATGCCCGCAGAAAATTTCTGCTCTTCAATGACCTTCTTGAGCACATGGGAGTGGAACCTGGAAGAGTCCAGTTTTCCTGGATTTCTTCTGCCGAGTCTTCCAAGTTCCTGGAGGTGGTTACCGAAGTCACGGCGTCCATTAAGGCTTTGGGGCCGAACAAGGCTTTTGTGAAAAATGCCAAGGTCGCATAAATCGAACAAAAATACAGATACCGAAATAATGCTGCAGGCCAAATGTTAACCTGCAGTAATTGGAAATAAACCATCGCCGGTTGTTCCAATTTTAACCGAGCACCCTTTGTCGTTGACAAAGGGTGCTTTTTTTATTCGTGATAGACAGCGGATGTTGATCAAGGCACATCCAAACGCCACAAACCCCATAAAAGTCATCATCAGAGCAAAATAAACCCACCTCAAATAATATCAGGCACACACAACAACACAACATCTCATTGTAATTATTTGATATTTTTTACAATTTATTACAAACAAAGTGGCTCCTTTTGACCCAACTGTATCCTTTTGTCGGGTCATTTTGACCCAGAAATAACACACACCTGAAGCATCAGTTCAACCTTTTATAGAAATTCTAATTTTGTTCGATTTTTTCTTTTTTCCCCAAGATCAGCACCTTATTATTATTTTTCCCCACAAAACGGGGTGTTTTTTAAATTCACAATTTTCTTTGGCCTTACTATTGCTTTCTCTTACACGAACGTTTTTGTAAAGCATGAACCTCAACAGGAGAATAAAAATATGTCTCAAGATGTAATTGGCTCGGTGATGGTTGTGGGCGGCGGTATCGCCGGTATGCAATCTGCAATTGATTTGGCGGACTCCGGATATTATGTCCACTTGGTGGAAAAAAGCCCCTCGATCGGGGGCGCAATGTCTCAGCTGGATAAGACATTCCCCACCAACGACTGCGCAATGTGAATTATCTCTCCAAAACTGGTCGAGGTCGGCCGGCACTTAAACATTGAGCTACATACATTATCAGATATTAAGGAAATCTCCGGAGATGCAGGTAATTTCTCCGTAACGTTAAACCAGAAAGCCCGTTATATTGATGTTGATAAATGCACAGGTTGCGGGGATTGTTCATCAGTCTGTCCCGTCAGTCTGTCCAGTGATTTTGAACAGGACATGGGAAAAAGAACCGCTGTTTTTAAGCCTTATGCCCAGGCGGTTCCCGGTGCATTTTCAATCAGCAAAAAGGATAAATCCCCTTGTACCAACGCATGCCCAGGTTCTGTAAATGCACATGGATACGTCACGATGATCGGCCAGGGAAAATATAAAGAAGCCATGGAAGTTATCACCCGTACCCTGCCCATGCCGGGTGTCATCGGCAGGATATGCCCGCATCCGTGCGAGGATGCCTGTCGAAGAGGTGAAGTGGATTCCCCCCTGTCCATTTGTACATTGAAACGGTTTGCGTCCGATCAGGTCGATATCAATGACCTGGAAGTACCCGAAATCACACCCCGGGAAGAAAAAGTGGCCATCATCGGTGCCGGTCCCGCAGGACTGACCGCAGCCTACTTTCTTGCCCTGGAAGGTTTTAAAGTCACTATTTTCGAAGCCCTGCCCGTGGGCGGCGGTATGTTAAGAGTCGGTATCCCTGATTACAGACTGCCGCCTTCGGTTCTTGAAAAAGAGATTGCCTGGATCCGGAAGCTGGGCGTTGAAATCAAATATAACACTGCCATGGGCAGAGACATCACAGTGGATAGTCTTACCGAAGACGGTTTCAAATCGATCTTCTTCGGCATTGGCTGTCACAATAGTATGAAACTGGGCATTCCCGGTGAAGAGGATGTTGAAGGCGTTATTCCGGGTGTTAAGTTCCTCAGAGATGCTGCCTTGGGTGACATGAAAGAAGTTAAAGGTAACGTGGCCATTGTTGGTGGCGGTGACGTGGCCATTGATGCGGCAAGAACAGCGCTCAGGTTAGGTGCCGACAAAGTCAGCATGCTCTATCGAAGAACCGAAGCTGAAATGCCTGCACGTGATGAAGAAATTGAAGATGCCAAAGAAGAAGATGTGGACATTCAATTCCTCAGAGCGCCCATCGAGGCTGTTGCGGAAAACGGCAAGCTGACAGGTGTCAAATGCATTCAAATGGAGCTGGGTGAGCCTGATAAGAGCGGCAGAAGAAGACCGGTTCCCGTTGAAGGCAGTGAATTTATTGTCGAGGCGGACGTGTTGATCCCCGCCATCGGTCAAAAAACCAATGCATCTTTCCTCAAGGAAACAGACGGCATTGAACTCAACAAATGGGGTGATTTTGACGTAGATCCGATCACCTACCAGACCTCCCGGGAAGGCGTATTTGCAGGCGGTGATGCCCAGACAGGCGCATCCATTGCCATCGCAGCTGTCGGGGCGGGCCGGGAAGCGGCCATCTCCATTGCACGCTACCTCAAAGGCGAGGATATGAAAGCGGGCCGGGAAAAACTTGAAATCCCCCAGCAGGATTTCAATGCAATCCCCCAAAAGGCCAAAAAAGTGGATCGGTCCCACATGGCGCGTATCCCCATGGACCAACGTAAATCCGGATTTACCGAAGTTGAACTCGGCTTCACCGAAGAACAGGCAAAACAGGAAGCCAACAAATGTATTAACTGCATGGTTTGCTGTGAGTGTCTGGAGTGCGTGAAGGCTTGTGGTGCAGGCGCCCTTACCTTGGATACGCACAAGGAGAAAGATTGCGAAGTGCCGTTGAATGTGGGCTCTGTTGTTATTGCTTCAGGCTTTTCACCATACGATCCGAGCAAACTGGATTTTTACGGATTTGGTACCCATCCCAATGTTGTCACATCATTGCAATTTGAACGCCTGCTGTCTGCGTCCGGCCCCACGGAAGGTCATGTGGTTCGCCCGTCAGACCATAAGGAACCCAAGAAAATCGCCTGGTTCCAGTGTGTGGGCTCACGTGAGACCAACCGTTGTGACAATGCCCACTGTTCATCGGTATGTTGTATGTATGCCATCAAGGAAGCGGTAATCGCCAAAGAGCACGATCCGTCCCTGGATGTCTCCATCTTCTATATGGATATGCGAACCTTCGGCAAAGAGTTTGAAAAATACTACACCGAAGCCCGCGACAAGCATGGCGTCAAATTTATCAGATCCCGTGTTCATACCATCAAGCCGGTGGGAGATGCAGGAGACCTGGAGATCAGCTATGTAAGTGAAGACGGACAGATGATTGTCGATACCATGGATATGATCGTTCTCTCTGTGGGGCTGGAAACATCTCCTGAACTCTTGGAACTTGCTGCAAAGTTTGACATTGGACTGACCCCGGGCAACTTTGCCCAGACCACATCCATGAACCCTGTGCAGACAACACGGCCGGGTGTATTTGTATGTGGTGCGTTTCAGGGTCCCAAAGACATTCCCCAGGCTGTTGTGGATGCAAGCGCAGCAGCCACGGCAGCAGGCGAAATCCTGGTCTCTGCACGGAACACACTGACAAAAACCAAGGAAGTTGTTCCCGAAATTAACGTAATCGGTGAACGCCCCAGAATCGGTGCTTTTGTATGTCACTGCGGTGCGAACATTGCCGGGGTTGTGGATATTCAAGCTGTTAATGAGTACGTGAAAACCCTGCCGTTTGTGGAATATGTGGAAAGCAATCTTTATTCATGTTCCCAGGATACCCAGTCCAAGATGACTGAGATTATCAAGGAACATAACTTGAACCGGATTGTCGTGGCGGCCTGTACGCCCAAAACCCACGAGCCGCTGTTCCAGGAAACGCTGATCAACGCCGGATTGAACAAGTACCTGTTTGAGATGGTCAACATTAGAAACCATGTATCCTGGGTTCATAAGTCCAATCCCGATCTGGCCACAGAAAAAGCCAAAGAGCTGATTCGCATGTCCGTGACCAAAGTCGGTTTGAAAGCCCCGCTGCAGGAGGCAAAACTGGATGTGGATCAGCATGCGCTGGTCGTAGGTGGCGGCATTGCCGGTATGTCCACAGCCTTGAGTCTTGCACGGCAGGGCTACTATACCCATCTGGTTGAAAAGGAAGATCAACTGGGTGGACAGGCCCTCAACCTCTATAAAACCTGGAAAGGCGAAGACGTTCAGGAAATGCTCAAGGATATGGTTGACCAGGTCTCCTC is a genomic window of uncultured Desulfobacter sp. containing:
- a CDS encoding DUF4810 domain-containing protein: MTKIIWGATLGFLCLAMIGCAGKEMYYFGDYSQTLYSLEKDQNETALVAHQQELEKIITESDKQNTPVPPGIYAELGFILIQKNQPKEAIPLFQAEAKQYPESSILMKRLVRMATKEDAPESDSDSPIPETKQGALENNKGESIEK
- a CDS encoding GNA1162 family protein, giving the protein MYEESPLSILILPPMNESTAADAKEYYSTTIQEPLAYAGYYTFPYPLTTELLKMEGIYDSELLTDIPLAKFKEYFGADAVLFTTIKQWDLCYMVIASNLTVSIDCVLKSTSTDQELWKYNGTIVVDLSGGNSGGGIAGLIASAIVTAVNTAIADYVPYARQANYRAIHSLPYGKYHPQHNKDQNSEFIDQTPPEETEPK
- a CDS encoding FAD-dependent oxidoreductase → MTKESVVQGSVLVAGGGVSGIKAALDLAESGFYVYLVEKSSAIGGVMAQLDKTFPTSDCSMCILSPYLVETGRHQNIELITNAEIQALEGSAGNFEVTVSKGARYIDLSKCTGCGDCAEVCPVTLPDTFDMGMGKKKATFKSYAQAVPGAYSITKKDKSPCTQQCPNHVNAHGYVAMVSQGKYKEALEVITRNLPLPGIIGRICPHPCEDACRRGEVDSPISICTLKRFVADQVDLNELPLPEITKREEKVAIIGAGPAGLTAAYFLALDGFKVKIFEKLPVAGGMLKVGIPDYRLPANILDKEISWITRLGVEIQYDTALGEDITVDGLMDDGYKSVFLAIGCHNGMKLGIEGEDTHGVMPGVDMLRDAALGNLTELKGNVVIIGGGDVAIDAARTSLRLGADNISILYRRTRAEMPARNEEIEDAIEEDIDIQYLTAPCKVVEKDGKVVGIECIRMELGEPDASGRRRPVPVEGSEFILDADVIIPAIGQQTDSACLDDVDGVEINKWRNIDVDPITYMTAKPGVFAGGDGQTGASIAIAAVAAGREAAISITRYINGEDMAEGREKVDVPQKDFNPIPANVESKPRLHMARIPMDQRKSGMTEVELGFTEEQAKAEADKCLNCMVCCECLECTKACGAGALTPITHMEKDEQLKLGVGSIILSPGFTPFDPSSMDFLGYKRTPNVVTSMEFERILSASGPFGGHLVRPSDHKEPKRIAWLQCVGSRDQNRCGNGHCSSVCCMYAIKEAVIAKEHAPYDLDCSIFYMDMRTHGKDFERFYDTARDKHAVNFVKSRVHSVIEVQGTTDLELSYSSEDGQLIKEVYDMVVLSVGLETPPETVDLAKKLGIELTPSNFADTGSFTPVNTSKEGIYVCGAFQGPRDIPQSVVDSSAAAAAAGEILGAARHTLTKEKEVVPEINVVGERPRIGVFVCNCGININGVVDVPAVRDYAATLPFVEYVTNNMYTCSQDTQDSMVDVIKEKKLNRVVVAACTPKTHEPLFQETLINSGLNKYLFEMVNIRNHASWVHKDDPAGATEKAKDLVRMSVAKVGLMQPLKEAKLQVGQSAMVLGGGISGMSSALSLARQGYETHLIEREDVLGGQALNLFKTVKGEDIQTELKDLISQVNDEQNITVHLNTTLENVEGFVGSYVSELSTNGAKSSIDHGIAVVATGAKEMTPVEYAYGKDPRILTSLELDQKFIGNDPILETAQSAVFIQCVGSREKERPYCSRVCCTHSVENALELKKRNPDMNVYVLYRDIRTYGEKELAYTKARDNGVIFIRYKVEEKPIVEIEGDSLYVTVKDHVLGVPLKIDTDILTLASAIIPHRDEKLAQFFKVPLNDDGFFVERHAKLGPSEFATDGVFLCGLAHYPKPIEEAVAQGKAASSRAVTLLARENIYTSGTIAQADPMLCASCGVCVAVCPYSAPSFTVEGRFKGKAEINPVLCKGCGLCVASCRSGAIHLNGFDNDQIFAQILTGTELIEA
- a CDS encoding hydrogenase iron-sulfur subunit, which translates into the protein MSEFEPRIIAFLCNWCSYGAADLAGVGRLQYPSNIRVIRIPCTGRMSPKFILSALKEGADGVWVSGCHPGDCHYLEGNYYARRKFLLFNDLLEHMGVEPGRVQFSWISSAESSKFLEVVTEVTASIKALGPNKAFVKNAKVA
- a CDS encoding FAD-dependent oxidoreductase, with amino-acid sequence MSQDVIGSVMVVGGGIAGMQSAIDLADSGYYVHLVEKSPSIGGAMSQLDKTFPTNDCAMUIISPKLVEVGRHLNIELHTLSDIKEISGDAGNFSVTLNQKARYIDVDKCTGCGDCSSVCPVSLSSDFEQDMGKRTAVFKPYAQAVPGAFSISKKDKSPCTNACPGSVNAHGYVTMIGQGKYKEAMEVITRTLPMPGVIGRICPHPCEDACRRGEVDSPLSICTLKRFASDQVDINDLEVPEITPREEKVAIIGAGPAGLTAAYFLALEGFKVTIFEALPVGGGMLRVGIPDYRLPPSVLEKEIAWIRKLGVEIKYNTAMGRDITVDSLTEDGFKSIFFGIGCHNSMKLGIPGEEDVEGVIPGVKFLRDAALGDMKEVKGNVAIVGGGDVAIDAARTALRLGADKVSMLYRRTEAEMPARDEEIEDAKEEDVDIQFLRAPIEAVAENGKLTGVKCIQMELGEPDKSGRRRPVPVEGSEFIVEADVLIPAIGQKTNASFLKETDGIELNKWGDFDVDPITYQTSREGVFAGGDAQTGASIAIAAVGAGREAAISIARYLKGEDMKAGREKLEIPQQDFNAIPQKAKKVDRSHMARIPMDQRKSGFTEVELGFTEEQAKQEANKCINCMVCCECLECVKACGAGALTLDTHKEKDCEVPLNVGSVVIASGFSPYDPSKLDFYGFGTHPNVVTSLQFERLLSASGPTEGHVVRPSDHKEPKKIAWFQCVGSRETNRCDNAHCSSVCCMYAIKEAVIAKEHDPSLDVSIFYMDMRTFGKEFEKYYTEARDKHGVKFIRSRVHTIKPVGDAGDLEISYVSEDGQMIVDTMDMIVLSVGLETSPELLELAAKFDIGLTPGNFAQTTSMNPVQTTRPGVFVCGAFQGPKDIPQAVVDASAAATAAGEILVSARNTLTKTKEVVPEINVIGERPRIGAFVCHCGANIAGVVDIQAVNEYVKTLPFVEYVESNLYSCSQDTQSKMTEIIKEHNLNRIVVAACTPKTHEPLFQETLINAGLNKYLFEMVNIRNHVSWVHKSNPDLATEKAKELIRMSVTKVGLKAPLQEAKLDVDQHALVVGGGIAGMSTALSLARQGYYTHLVEKEDQLGGQALNLYKTWKGEDVQEMLKDMVDQVSSEENINVHLGSTISDVNGFVGNFKSVITSKEGDEVIEHGIANISTGAKEYKPSEYAYGQSPRVLTSLDLDQKMQTNDAIVNDVECAVFIQCVGSREPDRPYCSRVCCTHSVESALEIKKRNPDANVFILYRDIRTYGERERKYIEARKAGVIFMRYSVDNKPTVMVGDDCVTIQTIDHVLGMPVEIEADILTLATAIVPNKEEQLAQFFKVPMNDEDFFIERHAKLGPSEFATDGVFLSGLAHYPKPIDEAVAQGKAAASRAVALLAQGTVTTNGEVAAIAPMTCSSCGTCVSICPYSAPSFMAEGRFTGKAEINSALCKGCGLCVSSCRSGAIRLNGYDNDQIFAMIDAI